The Mycolicibacterium mageritense genome contains a region encoding:
- a CDS encoding helix-turn-helix transcriptional regulator, with amino-acid sequence MAVPVPLTLETIMSTKDTLTSAEAAEMLGVSPSTLATYRYRGTSPKYTRIGHRTVVYSRRDVERYIKARDAAKAWRDKTR; translated from the coding sequence GTGGCAGTCCCCGTTCCCCTCACCCTGGAGACCATCATGAGCACCAAGGACACCCTGACATCGGCGGAAGCTGCTGAGATGCTTGGTGTTTCACCGAGCACCCTAGCGACGTACCGATACCGAGGAACCTCACCGAAGTACACCCGCATCGGGCACCGAACTGTCGTCTACTCACGCCGCGACGTGGAGCGCTACATCAAGGCGCGTGACGCTGCGAAGGCTTGGCGGGACAAGACCCGCTAG